The following coding sequences are from one Oncorhynchus clarkii lewisi isolate Uvic-CL-2024 chromosome 20, UVic_Ocla_1.0, whole genome shotgun sequence window:
- the LOC139376357 gene encoding AP-1 complex subunit sigma-3-like isoform X2, which translates to MMHFLLLFSRQGKLRLQKWFTPIPEREKKKIVRDMTTMVLGRKPRSCNFLHWKDLKIVYKKYASLYFCCGLDAEENELLALEVLHRYVELLDKYFGNVCELDIIFNFEKAYFILDEFLLGGEVQETSKQVVSRSIEASDMLQETMEEYMSKPAF; encoded by the exons ATGCATTTCCTGCTGCTCTTCAGTCGCCAAGGCAAGCTCCGCCTCCAGAAGTGGTTCACGCCCATCCCTGAGCGAGAGAAGAAGAAGATCGTCAGGGACATGACCACCATGGTGTTGGGACGGAAACCACGCTCCTGCAACTTCCTGCACTGGAAAGACCTGAAGATCGTCTACAAGAA GTATGCCAGTCTGTATTTCTGCTGTGGTCTGGATGCTGAGGAGAATGAGCTGCTAGCCCTGGAGGTGCTGCATCGCTATGTGGAGCTGCTGGACAAGTACTTTGGCAAT GTATGTGAGCTGGACATAATATTTAACTTTGAAAAGGCTTACTTCATCCTGGATGAGTTTCTGTTGGGGGGAGAGGTACAGGAGACATCCAAACAGGTCGTATCCCGCTCCATCGAGGCCTCAGACATGCTACAGGAG accATGGAGGAATACATGAGCAAGCCTGCGTTCTAA
- the LOC139376357 gene encoding AP-1 complex subunit sigma-2-like isoform X1, whose product MMHFLLLFSRQGKLRLQKWFTPIPEREKKKIVRDMTTMVLGRKPRSCNFLHWKDLKIVYKKYASLYFCCGLDAEENELLALEVLHRYVELLDKYFGNVCELDIIFNFEKAYFILDEFLLGGEVQETSKQVVSRSIEASDMLQEAEIGNSDYDLELGWP is encoded by the exons ATGCATTTCCTGCTGCTCTTCAGTCGCCAAGGCAAGCTCCGCCTCCAGAAGTGGTTCACGCCCATCCCTGAGCGAGAGAAGAAGAAGATCGTCAGGGACATGACCACCATGGTGTTGGGACGGAAACCACGCTCCTGCAACTTCCTGCACTGGAAAGACCTGAAGATCGTCTACAAGAA GTATGCCAGTCTGTATTTCTGCTGTGGTCTGGATGCTGAGGAGAATGAGCTGCTAGCCCTGGAGGTGCTGCATCGCTATGTGGAGCTGCTGGACAAGTACTTTGGCAAT GTATGTGAGCTGGACATAATATTTAACTTTGAAAAGGCTTACTTCATCCTGGATGAGTTTCTGTTGGGGGGAGAGGTACAGGAGACATCCAAACAGGTCGTATCCCGCTCCATCGAGGCCTCAGACATGCTACAGGAG GCTGAGATTGGCAACAGTGATTATGATCTGGAGCTTGGATGGCCTTGA
- the LOC139377427 gene encoding secretogranin-2b-like: MLSLFKLSTGKAVVLAFLLLHAFSVQGGSRPRHHRLRGGEAEELQPAVYPPSSDMIKALEYIESLKQRTDGGQEREEPTKDYDEVEKFRILLQLTSLQGEGTPERQSSPPAQRQQDIPAEQLVRALLRTLQEQLASPPRPALVVPGNDRRVHRHPSANTGSPVNTPAYSGFPRPHKKYPLMFEDEEDRDSPKRATEDLKEKYTPQSLNNLRSIFKELGKPSTSNNQKRQIFDDDDDLFSPRNLAYEDVAGGEEWIPVEENVETEEVVNRSHEEFDRALQQNYDKEEEEKDDGMQMQRRAGQNKEDPEEDTKPVDYYLLKMLGMSEHETAKRQTGEQKKRLIRHPMVDPRALNKLLKISLKLHIPPEDLIDMLITEEIRKLEHHPQAIPRYRTSSNPKIRYYSRRLPVKNAPEDMDEEDFLNIVEMETISNDYPVSRRPLKSAPSPPRVSAPPAPARVLAPAPAPPPAAAPKVPSSSGRRENLFMSELNKMPFKRESDNDEADEDEMMAFLAAKILTKYPSTISKRNTQSQANGQFPYELYEQAMKDYFDQADTMTKRDSEGNEVVEPAEMQVKDQVPQETAAPETEEEKEHQGKPVAGM; this comes from the coding sequence ATGCTGTCACTCTTTAAACTATCCACAGGAAAAGCTGTTGTTCTcgctttcctcctcctccatgcattCTCTGTGCAGGGCGGGTCCCGCCCTCGCCACCACAGGCTCAGAGGCGGGGAGGCCGAAGAACTGCAACCCGCCGTCTACCCGCCCAGCTCCGACATGATCAAAGCCCTGGAGTACATCGAGAGCCTGAAACAGCGGACAGACGGGggccaagagagagaggagccaacAAAAGACTATGATGAGGTCGAGAAGTTCCGCATCCTCCTGCAGCTCACCTCTCTCCAGGGTGAAGGCACACCCGAAAGGCAGTCCTCCCCGCCGGCCCAGAGGCAGCAGGACATCCCGGCTGAGCAGTTGGTGAGAGCCTTGCTCAGGACCCTCCAGGAACAGCTCGCTAGTCCCCCCAGACCCGCCCTTGTGGTGCCGGGGAATGACCGCCGCGTGCACAGGCACCCCTCAGCAAACACAGGCAGCCCCGTGAACACGCCTGCCTACAGTGGCTTCCCGAGGCCGCACAAGAAGTACCCGCTGATGTTCGAGGACGAGGAAGATAGAGACAGCCCCAAGCGCGCCACAGAGGACCTGAAGGAAAAATACACCCCTCAGAGCCTCAACAACCTGCGATCCATCTTCAAAGAGCTGGGGAAACCATCCACCTCCAACAACCAGAAGCGCCAAATCTTTGACGATGATGACGATTTATTCAGTCCAAGGAACCTGGCCTACGAGGATGTGGCGGGTGGGGAGGAGTGGATTCCCGTAGAGGAGAATGTCGAGACTGAGGAGGTGGTGAACAGGAGCCACGAGGAGTTCGACAGGGCTCTGCAGCAGAACTatgacaaggaggaggaagagaaggacgACGGAATGCAGATGCAGCGCAGAGCTGGCCAGAATAAAGAGGACCCAGAGGAAGATACTAAACCAGTAGATTATTACCTGTTGAAGATGCTGGGAATGAGCGAACATGAGACAGCCAAGAGGCAAACCGGAGAGCAAAAAAAGAGACTAATCCGTCACCCCATGGTGGACCCCCGGGCCCTGAACAAGCTGTTAAAGATCTCCCTCAAACTCCACATCCCCCCTGAGGATCTTATCGACATGCTGATCACGGAGGAAATCAGAAAACTAGAGCATCACCCACAAGCCATCCCCCGCTACAGGACCAGCAGCAACCCGAAGATCAGATACTACAGCCGGAGACTGCCAGTCAAAAATGCTCCTGAAGACATGGACGAGGAAGACTTCCTGAATATCGTAGAAATGGAAACCATCAGTAACGACTATCCTGTGAGTCGGCGGCCGCTCAAGAGTGCCCCTTCCCCTCCCAGAGTTTCAGCACCACCCGCCCCGGCGAGAGTTTTAGCACCAGCACCAGCACCGCCTCCTGCGGCTGCTCCAAAAGTCCCATCCTCATCCGGCCGAAGGGAAAACTTATTTATGTCGGAGCTCAACAAGATGCCTTTTAAGAGAGAATCTGACAACGATGAGGCGGACGAAGATGAGATGATGGCATTTCTGGCGGCCAAAATATTAACTAAGTACCCCAGCACGATCAGCAAACGCAACACCCAATCTCAGGCGAACGGACAGTTTCCTTACGAGCTATACGAACAAGCCATGAAAGATTACTTTGACCAAGCAGACACAATGACAAAGAGAGATTCAGAGGGTAATGAGGTAGTGGAGCCCGCGGAGATGCAGGTGAAAGATCAGGTTCCACAGGAGACCGCAGCTCCAGAGACggaggaggaaaaggagcatCAAGGAAAACCGGTTGCTGGAATGTAG